In one window of Helianthus annuus cultivar XRQ/B chromosome 17, HanXRQr2.0-SUNRISE, whole genome shotgun sequence DNA:
- the LOC110920770 gene encoding uncharacterized protein LOC110920770 isoform X1 yields the protein MHRRTPVAGTTTISTATHLNFPFPFQLIKSDTIPPAPTRPESTIDWLPDYLGHAWIAYAASSLLVISNFPSPSVTNGISGDPVFRQVIEVSSDGSGDVSAVSWSPGSMCCGEVAASLENCIGVFSHNSEGSFCWSQTAILVHATNIEAIKWTGSGDGLISVGTDIVLWRKNVLSWEIAWKFKPEFLQSLVSTTSTIEGPFATAPLNNDSPSVLICHGKSKCIKAELHHHVPVSMIQWRPLVANEWKETPKHPLKLVLLTCCADGTVRLWSEIDDGRGRKTGKAHNDQRPLASTFRVAATIEINQAVNGILGSNVFVRWATELDGIVNIGNEGSQYFPSEEYHLGKPGKCDWLICFGPQTLITFWAVHCIDDISPLRFPRVTLWKKCELPSCKTETSFPLHKSIISRNGFFGPPDVSSVIHLLPSNHLTWSQFYKQTSSEDSVSAIANGSLNIDGHTGKILQIELHPSVSYPELAVSLDINGVILFWSFSNSAISLPLNDGCKLYGKFVARDSRCKYTNLRWAPAIIDDCKVLLMGHAAGIDCFLVNVSQNEDFISCNKLCTIPFTPNGNENGPASIWSIPLTFNKFMVLAVRKGNFQALSWKITIHPAEISFNETVETATYSFESDMSGKKYRILVDRCSSSFPNPYDHDNITSFATGMFNDHVPYHMVTGCFDGSLKLWRSLDQEWELVGAVAAHAGPVTRVSVTDCGRKIATISNKDGSNDHSTLHIWESVYVGDVGSFLLEESIHLDGTVVALNWLTIGNGQFLLGVSLRNELQVYSMRRCEGESSVGSKKSKDRNVWFCLAKSQTGPTICDFVWGPKASCVIVHDDYFCLFSQWLLPQSKKHMSNSGSDTRDVEKLTFKDGNETCVSNGVMRMNKENCIVSSVSENYEQKYDIFTDIGLSSILEITADVGGSLPAYHPESLLVNIYSGNWKRAQSTLKHLLEHLSSNNVDLKRIPQMSLSDYIEGLFSEKSNNKASFTWDANINLDQFSYSSWDSNGSTNSTSTRSGLSGLAKLLEKLHDILVITDTEKMQILAVVDLLEEISNSNASSPYGGLDESGRRFWVAVRFQQLYCARRVGKLPLVGELTIDSALIAWAFHSDCLDSLFDSFLNNDSSWQEMRNMGIGYWYTNKSQLRVKMERLAKQQYLKNKDPKACTLLYVALNRLQVLAGLYKISKDEKDKPLVAFLSRNFQDEKNKAAALKNAYVLMGRHQLELAVAFFLLGGDTASAINVCTKTLGDEQLALVICRLIEGYNGPSEHHLISKFLLPSAYENGDYWKSSILEWVLGNYSKAFTSMLGEQVTSPSDKPALLSNHAAFNDSSVGQYCIMLANKNQTKNAIGERNTATLCRWAVLMSSTALSRCGLPVEALECLSSSVSIFNGSEQKSVSDNSEIIILDERLNPSAYSANWVSGDAAFHVLSHAKYSFAMQYVTNLLTEHPSWPQSVTPSSEIPYNALLSTFENKLNAALAYFEQKYSLTRYHLINMIIVSLYNHGLMFIGSHMLQHERFALNRNPSYPTLPTLLLKGIEDFSFLFSKYNMVCMMNCCNTEPHSTQTNMVTGNRGSRLSSCGIYMKDLLSLISKLKSGLKLVGDSYAECFLDLCEYYIYFTSAWFQKNPKSVIFVLKPILLTYSNESVTFNSNMKIINDFLPKLSELLDHHEISVQTVGLTVNDENSHGIPEKDKWQIIRASLCGLMSGFLKHQIDLLPENLEDNYSLAKLLKVESEHALSYCAKQLASFLLQKVKDQSNESTILWLENLCRSTPITNYRGLGQGVDFDFNLSRVLNNEEGLSTFEVLWSMFDDEKMLCGDFAVEYSKWSQLIKQKHTKGWNDVYTSITGDHEPSENDDREAVDHSIDLSVDHRDPDIKMKHSPFQKPKEVHKINGELLEALCINSIDQQQAAIACNKKGIIFYNWEDGRSSFDKSNYIWTDVDWPTDGWAGSESTPVPTCVSPGIGLGSRKGTHLGLGGATIGVGLAKPVSTSSLGWEIQQDFEELVDPPATVDNIRTRAFSSHPSRPFFLVGSSNTHVYLWEFGKNTATATYGVLPAANVPPPYALASISAVHFDHCGQRFATAASDGTVCTWQLEVGGRSNVRPTESSLCFNNYTSDVTYVTSSGSIVAAVGYSSNNVNVVIWDTLAPPTTSRASIMCHEGGARSICVFADEMGSGSVSPLIVTGGKGGDVGVHDFRYIATRRPKKHTNSDNDEQKFSASSTAGLHNKHGDQNRNGMLWYIPKAHSGSVTRISAIPNTSFFLTGSKDGDVKLWDAKRAKLVYHWPKMHDRHTFIQPSSRGFGGVVRFETLQAAVTDIQVVSNGFLSCGGDGSVKLVQLRDLL from the exons GTTCTTTTTGTTGGAGCCAGACTGCAATACTCGTGCACGCCACAAACATTGAGGCCATCAAATGGACCGGTTCCGGAGACGGTCTAATATCAGTCGGAACCGATATCGTTTTATGGAGAAAAAACGTGCTCTCATGGGAAATCGCTTGGAAATTTAAACCCGAGTTTCTGCAATCTTTGGTCTCCACTACGTCAACCATCGAAGGCCCATTTGCAACCGCACCATTAAATAACGACTCACCGTCTGTGTTAATATGTCACGGGAAATCAAAATGCATTAAAGCCGAGCTCCACCATCACGTGCCGGTTTCCATGATTCAATGGAGACCGTTGGTAGCGAACGAATGGAAAGAGACACCGAAACATCCGTTAAAGCTCGTTTTGTTAACATGTTGTGCTGACGGAACCGTAAGGTTGTGGAGTGAGATTGATGATGGGCGGGGACGGAAGACCGGGAAGGCCCATAATGATCAGAGACCACTTGCGTCAACGTTTCGAGTTGCCGCAACAATCGAGATAAATCAAGCGGTAAACGGCATTCTCGGTTCTAATGTATTTGTCAGATGGGCCACCGAGCTTGATGGTATTGTTAATATCGGTAACGAAGGTAGTCAGTACTTTCCGTCAGAAGAATATCACCTCGGCAAACCGGGAAAATGTGATTGGTTAATATGTTTCGGTCCGCAAACGCTTATAACGTTCTGGGCTGTTCATTGTATCGATGATATTTCCCCATTAAGGTTTCCACGCGTTACATTATGGAAAAAATGCGAATTACCGAGTTGTAAAACCGAAACAAGTTTTCCGCTTCACAAATCTATCATATCAAGAAACGGGTTCTTCGGCCCGCCAGACGTATCCTCCGTGATTCACTTATTACCATCTAATCATTTAACGTGGTCACAGTTCTATAAACAAACATCATCAGAAGATTCGGTTTCGGCTATTGCTAACGGAAGTTTAAACATAGATGGTCATACCGGAAAGATTTTACAAATTGAATTGCATCCGTCTGTTAGTTATCCCGAACTTGCGGTTTCGTTAGATATTAACGGAGTGATTTTATTTTGGTCGTTTTCCAATAGTGCTATCAGTTTACCGTTGAACGATGGCTGCAAGCTTTACGGAAAGTTTGTAGCTCGTGATTCTCGATGCAAATACACTAACTTGAGGTGGGCCCCTGCAATAATAGATGATTGTAAGGTTCTACTGATGGGGCATGCTGCAGGCATAGATTGTTTTTTAGTCAACGTTAGTCAAAATGAAGATTTTATATCATGTAATAAACTATGTACTATTCCTTTTACGCCTAATGGCAATGAAAACGGACCCGCGAGTATCTGGTCAATTCCTTTGACTTTTAACAAATTTATGGTATTAGCTGTACGCAAAGGAAACTTTCAGGCGTTATCATGGAAAATCACCATTCATCCGGCGGAAATCAGCTTCAACGAGACTGTAGAAACTGCCACGTATTCCTTTGAAAGTGATATGTCTGGTAAGAAATATCGTATACTTGTTGATCGTTGCTCATCATCATTTCCAAATCCGTACGATCATGACAACATTACGAGTTTTGCTACTGGAATGTTCAACGATCATGTTCCGTATCACATGGTTACCGGCTGTTTCGACGGTAGTTTAAAACTATGGAGAAGTTTAGATCAAGAGTGGGAATTAGTAGGCGCGGTTGCCGCACATGCAGGGCCCGTCACGAGAGTTAGTGTAACCGATTGTGGTCGAAAGATTGCAACTATATCTAACAAGGACGGGTCAAATGACCACAGTACCCTTCACATATGGGAATCTGTATACGTTGGAGACGTTGGAAGTTTTTTACTTGAAGAAAGTATACATCTTGATGGTACGGTGGTTGCGTTAAATTGGTTAACGATAGGTAACGGTCAGTTCTTGCTTGGCGTTTCCTTGCGGAATGAACTGCAGGTGTACTCCATGAGGCGTTGTGAAGGTGAAAGTTCTGTAGGTTCGAAAAAGTCAAAGGATAGAAACGTGTGGTTTTGTCTTGCGAAAAGTCAAACTGGTCCGACAATCTGCGATTTCGTTTGGGGGCCTAAAGCAAGTTGTGTGATCGTTCATGATGACTACTTTTGTCTTTTCAGCCAGTGGTTACTCCCACAGAGCAAAAAACACATGTCGAATAGTGGTTCTGATACTCGTGATGTTGAAAAATTGACATTTAAGGACGGTAATGAAACATGCGTGTCAAACGGTGTTATGAGAATGAACAAGGAGAATTGTATAGTTTCAAGCGTTTCTGAAAACTATGAACAGAAATATGATATTTTTACGGATATTGGTCTATCGAGTATTTTGGAAATAACAGCAGATGTTGGTGGCTCTCTACCTGCATATCACCCTGAATCACTTCTAGTCAATATTTATTCAG GCAACTGGAAGCGTGCACAAAGCACCCTGAAACATCTTTTGGAACATCTATCTTCTAATAATGTAGATTTGAAAAGAATTCCACAAATGAGCTTGTCAGACTACATTGAAGGACTTTTTTCTGAAAAGTCAAACAATAAAGCGTCGTTCACATGGGATGCTAATATAAATTTAGATCAATTCAGTTATTCTTCATGGGATTCTAATGGTTCGACTAATTCGACTTCCACACGATCTGGACTGAGTGGACTCGCTAAGTTACTTGAGAAGTTACATGACATTTTGGTCATTACTGACACTGAAAAGATGCAAATACTTGCGGTTGTCGATCTTCTTGAAGAAATTAGTAATTCAAATGCGTCTTCACCGTATGGTGGTCTTGATGAATCTGGTCGAAG attttggGTTGCAGTGAGGTTTCAGCAGTTGTATTGTGCAAGGAGAGTCGGGAAGTTGCCGTTAGTGGGAGAGTTGACCATTGACTCAGCCCTTATCGCTTGGGCTTTCCACTCTGATTGTCTAGACAGTTTATTCGATTCTTTTCTAAATAACGATTCATCTTGGCAAGAAATGCGCAACATGGGTATTGGATATTGGTACACAAATAAATCACAGTTGCGAGTTAAG ATGGAGAGGCTGGCGAAACAGCAATATTTGAAAAATAAGGATCCAAAAGCTTGCACGCTTCTTTACGTAGCGTTAAACAGGCTGCAAGTTTTGGCAGGTCTTTATAAAATTAGTAAAGACGAAAAAGACAAGCCGTTAGTGGCATTTCTTTCACGTAATTTTCAG GATGAGAAAAATAAGGCTGCTGCTTTGAAAAACGCTTACGTCTTAATGGGGAGACATCAACTGGAGCTTGCGGTAGCTTTCTTTTTGCTTGGAGGTGATACCGCTTCTGCTATTAACGTCTGTACTAAAACTCTAGGAGATGAGCAGCTTGCTCTTGTAATTTGTCGTCTTATTGAAGGGTATAATGGTCCATCTGAACACCATCTTATATCCAAGTTTCTGCTACCATCTGCTTACGAAAATGGTGACTATTGGAAATCAAGCATTCTCGAG tGGGTTTTGGGGAACTACTCTAAAGCTTTTACGAGCATGCTTGGTGAGCAAGTTACGTCTCCAAGCGATAAACCGGCCCTCTTGTCCAACCATGCAGCGTTTAACGATTCAAGTGTCGGCCAATATTGCATAATGTTAGCAAACAAAAACCAGACGAAGAATGCAATTGGAGAACGAAATACCGCAACTCTATGTAGATGGGCAGTTTTGATGAGTTCTACTGCATTAAGCCGATGCGGTTTACCT GTTGAAGCGTTGGAGTGCCTGTCATCTTCTGTCAGTATATTCAATGGTTCCGAACAAAAAAGTGTATCGGATAATTCAGAAATTATAATTCTTGATGAGAGACTGAATCCATCTGCGTATTCCGCAAATTGGGTATCTGGCGATGCGGCTTTTCACGTTCTCTCACATGCAAAGTACAGTTTCGCAATGCAGTACGTTACAAATTTGTTAACAGAACATCCAAGTTGGCCACAAAGCGTCACACCGTCATCTGAAATTCCGTACAACGCACTGCTTTCaacttttgaaaacaagttaaacgCAGCGCTTGCATATTTTGAGCAGAAGTATTCCTTGACTCGTTACCATCTGATTAATATG ATTATTGTTTCTTTGTACAACCACGGCCTCATGTTCATCGGTAGCCATATGTTGCAACACGAGCGTTTTGCGTTAAACAGAAATCCATCCTACCCTACACTACCAACGCTCCTTTTAAAGGGTATCGAGGATTTCTCGTTTTTATTCTCGAAATATAACATGGTTTGTATGATGAATTGCTGCAACACCGAACCGCATTCCACTCAGACAAATATGGTAACTGGGAATCGCGGTTCTCGGTTAAGCTCATGCGGGATTTATATGAAGGATTTATTGTCCCTCATCTCAAAGTTAAAAAGTGGACTGAAACTCGTTGGTGATTCTTATGCCGAATGTTTTCTCGACTTATGTGAATATTACATATATTTCACGTCTGCATGGTTTCAAAAAAATCCGAAGAGCGTTATTTTTGTTTTGAAACCGATCTTGCTTACGTATTCCAATGAATCGGTAACGTTCAACTCCAACATGAAAATTATAAATGATTTTCTTCCGAAACTATCTGAGTTGTTGGATCACCATGAGATTTCCGTTCAGACCGTTGGATTAACGGTAAATGACGAAAACAGTCATGGCATACCTGAAAAAGATAAATGGCAAATTATACGGGCTTCTTTGTGCGGCCTCATGTCGGGATTTCTGAAACACCAAATCGATTTGTTACCCGAGAATCTTGAAGATAATTACTCCTTGGCTAAATTGCTGAAAGTGGAATCAGAACACGCGTTATCGTATTGTGCGAAACAGCTGGCATCGTTCCTGCTGCAGAAAGTGAAAGATCAATCGAACGAGTCTACAATTCTGTGGTTAGAGAATTTGTGTAGGTCAACACCAATAACCAATTATCGGGGTCTTGGTCAAggtgttgactttgactttaatCTTTCTAGAGTACTGAATAATGAAGAAGGATTGTCGACATTTGAAGTGCTATGGAGTATGTTTGACGATGAAAAAATGCTATGTGGAGATTTTGCAGTGGAATATTCGAAATGGTCGCAACTTATTAAACAAAAACATACGAAAGGATGGAATGATGTTTATACAAGCATCACAGGGGATCATGAACCCTCTGAAAATGACGATCGAGAAGCTGTTGACCATTCTATTGACCTTTCCGTTGACCATAGAGACCCAGATATAAAGATGAAACACTCTCCTTTTCAGAAGCCTAAAGAAGTACATAAAATAAATGGAGAACTGCTCGAG GCATTGTGCATCAACTCCATTGATCAACAACAAGCTGCAATTGCTTGCAATAAAAAG GGGATAATCTTTTATAACTGGGAAGACGGGCGGTCTTCCTTTGACAAGTCAAACTATATCTGGACAGATGTTGACTGGCCAACTGACGGATGGGCTGGATCCGAGTCCACTCCAGTTCCGACATGTGTTTCTCCCGGAATTGGTCTTGGTAGCCGAAAAGGGACCCACCTTGGTTTGGGTGGGGCGACAATAGGTGTCGGTTTAGCAAAACCAGTAAGCACATCTAGTCTTGGTTGGGAAATTCAACAAGATTTTGAAGAACTTGTTGATCCACCTGCAACCGTAGATAATATTAGAACACGCGCTTTCTCAAGTCACCCTTCAAGGCCTTTCTTCTTAGTTGGTTCAAGCAATACACATGTGTATCTATGGGAG TTTGGTAAAAATACAGCTACGGCTACGTATGGAGTTCTTCCTGCTGCAAATGTCCCACCGCCGTATGCTCTTGCATCGATCTCAGCCGTCCATTTTGATCATTGTGGGCAGCGATTCGCCACAGCAGCGTCGGATGGAACAGTGTGCACTTGGCAGCTTGAGGTTGGAGGAAGAAGCAATGTTCGTCCAACTGAATCGTCTCTCTGTTTTAACAACTACACGTC ggatgttacatatgttacttCAAGTGGGTCAATTGTGGCTGCAGTAGGTTATAGTTCCAATAACGTTAACGTTGTTATATGGGATACACTTGCTCCACCGACCACATCCCGAGCTTCCATTATGTGTCATGAAG GTGGTGCGCGGTCCATTTGTGTGTTTGCTGATGAGATGGGAAGCGGTTCGGTTTCTCCGCTAATCGTGACAGGTGGAAAAGGCGGAGATGTCGGAGTTCATGATTTCCGTTACATAGCCACCCGAAGACCAAAAAAACACACGAATTCTGATAACGATGAACAAAAGTTCAGTGCATCTTCAACCGCAGGCTTGCATAATAAACACGGGGATCAAAATCGAAATGGAATGTTGTGGTACATACCAAAAGCTCACTCTG GGAGTGTAACAAGAATATCGGCTATTCCGAATACGAGTTTTTTCTTAACTGGAAGTAAAGATGGAGATGTAAAGCTATGGGATGCTAAGAGGGCAAAATTGGTATATCACTGGCCAAAAATGCACGATAGACACACCTTCATTCAACCTAGCTCTAGAGGATTTGGAGGAGTTGTTAGG TTTGAAACACTGCAGGCTGCTGTGACAGATATTCAAGTTGTTTCAAATGGTTTTCTTTCATGTGGTGGTGATGGTTCAGTTAAGCTGGTTCAACTTAGAGATTTACTATAA